In Mytilus edulis chromosome 4, xbMytEdul2.2, whole genome shotgun sequence, the following proteins share a genomic window:
- the LOC139518896 gene encoding uncharacterized protein, with translation MVYCAAYGCNNEAKKGTGISFFRFPTDIQLRKAWTHFCRRWNFVPGPNHRLCSAHFSKQSFTKDPDLMAKLGITYKLTLLPDAKPDVPVPDTGIQDGEKLSIPIRRGAFEKRRKAEILQMAYDSHVSTPTPKQKDTATSVQLDDTEVLPCTPSEGELIPQPTPVETPQPKPVETPQPKPVETPFKPSTSIRMVNKKLQVKLHPQRRTRGHQTDSKITGAMTVQTKTFNTTATQTDEPSPKEVENHSDSDDEVAEPEDSDDSDYNPTDDEMSSDDDSDTESEMNYKLNSKATPAEEKQFMVSESALSELLSVCRYCSGEAVALIKNTKGSMVVTNTVCLKGHVSIWKSQSCHNNLPWGNLMTATAILCSGSNSSKVLQMFQHLNMQTISSRTYNRLQTLYISPSASMAWDAEQTALLADLYDKEVIVGGDARCDSPGYSAKYGSYTMMDLETSKILDFQLVQCNEVKGSAHMELEGLKRSIRYLENMMHIKIKDLVTDRHSSIKKFMRTEQDKTNHLFDVWHVAKGISKKLEAAAKKSGSKDIRPWIKSIVNHIYWISSSCGTNGDLKLAKWRSIVNHISNKHENHSILYPRCEHQPITVDRQWLNEGSVPYKRLKDIVESRYLMVDVPKLSPVYQTYSLEVFHSLVNHFCPKSTHFFYPTMLARLSIAALHYNENSGRQQATTKTGEQRFSMCYPKAKKGTEAVVKPKKTAPTFVYVSLIKQAVVERRREEFKSYTSASDDVRVYNNHHPDHMTSTFSPFRKIDLIQRHRSRFQRQ, from the exons ATGGTGTATTGTGCAGCTTATGGGTGCAACAATGAGGCAAAAAAAGGCACTGGGATAAGTTTTTTTCGTTTCCCAACTGATATTCAACTACGGAAGGCTTGGACACATTTCTGCAGAAGGTGGAACTTTGTACCTGGACCAAATCATAGATTATGTTCGGCACATTTCTCCAAACAGAGTTTTACCAAAGACCCCGATTTGATGGCCAAACTTGGAATTACATACAAGCTAACCCTACTACCCGACGCAAAGCCCGATGTACCTGTACCTGACACAGGTATCCAAGATGGCGAGAAGCTGAGCATCCCCATCAGGAGAGGTGCTTTTGAGAAACGCCGAAAGGCAGAG ATTCTGCAAATGGCATATGATAGTCATGTGAGCACACCAACTCCAAAGCAAAAAGACACAGCCACATCTGTCCAGTTGGATGACACAGAGGTTCTTCCATGTACTCCAAGTGAAGGTGAATTGATACCACAGCCCACGCCAGTGGAAACGCCACAGCCCAAGCCAGTTGAAACACCTCAGCCCAAGCCAGTGGAAACACCTTTCAAGCCTAGCACATCAATCAGGATGGTTAACAAAAAGCTACAAGTGAAATTACATCCACAACGTAGAACCAGGGGTCATCAGACAGACAGCAAGATAACAGGTGCTATGACAGTCCAGACGAAGACTTTCAATACAACAGCAACACAGACAGATGAACCATCACCCAAAGAAGTAGAGAACCATAGTGACAGTGATGATGAAGTTGCAGAACCTGAAGATAGCGATGACTCAGACTACAATCCAACAGATGATGAAATGAG TTCTGATGATGATTCAGATACTGAGTCTGAAATGAACTACAAACTCAACTCCAAGGCTACCCCAGCTGAAGAAAAACAGTTTATGGTGAGTGAGTCAGCACTATCCGAGCTCTTGTCTGTTTGCCGTTACTGCTCTGGAGAAGCTGTTGCCCTTATAAAGAATACCAAAGGTTCCATGGTTGTCACCAACACAGTCTGTTTGAAGGGGCATGTATCCATCTGGAAGAGCCAGTCTTGCCACAACAACTTACCATGGGGTAATCTGATGACAGCGACTGCCATCCTGTGTAGCGGGTCAAACTCTAGTAAAGTTCTACAGATGTTTCAACACCTCAACATGCAGACCATATCTTCAAGAACTTACAACAGACTACAGACTTTGTATATATCTCCATCTGCATCTATGGCCTGGGATGCAGAGCAGACAGCACTTCTCGCAGACCTGTATGACAAAGAAGTTATTGTTGGTGGGGATGCAAGATGTGATTCTCCTGGCTATTCGGCAAAGTACGGGTCATACACCATGATGGATTTAGAGACCAGCAAGATTTTAGACTTCCAATTGGTACAG tgcaaCGAAGTGAAAGGCTCTGCACATATGGAGTTGGAAGGTTTGAAGAGGTCCATCAGATACCTAGAGAACATGATGCACATCAAAATTAAAGATTTAGTCACAGACAGGCATTCTTCAATCAAGAAGTTCATGCGCACTGAGCAAGACAAAACAAACCACCTGTTTGATGTGTGGCATGTAGCTAAAG GAATATCTAAGAAGCTGGAAGCTGCTGCAAAGAAGTCGGGTAGTAAGGACATTCGTCCATGGATCAAATCAATAGTCAACCACATCTATTGGATATCGTCTTCCTGTGGTACTAACGGAGACCTGAAGTTGGCAAAATGGCGGTCAATTGTAAACCACATCAGCAACAAACATGAGAACCACTCCATACTTTATCCAAGATGTGAGCATCAGCCCATCACAGTAGACCGACAGTGGTTGAATGAAG GTTCAGTTCCATACAAGAGACTAAAGGACATTGTGGAAAGCAGGTACCTAATGGTAGATGTACCCAAGTTATCACCTGTTTACCAGACATATTCATTGGAGGTGTTCCATTCCTTGGTGAACCACTTCTGCCCGAAAAGCACCCACTTCTTCTACCCAACAATGCTTGCAAG ATTGAGTATTGCTGCTCTTCATTATAACGAGAACAGTGGGCGACAGCAAGCAACAACCAAGACTGGGGAACAGCGTTTCAGTATGTGTTACCCAAAGGCCAAAAAGGGTACTGAGGCAGTGGTCAAGCCAAAGAAGACTGCACCAACAtttg tttatgtGTCGCTCATCAAACAGGCTGTGGTAGAGAGAAGAAGAGAAGAGTTCAAATCTTATACATCTGCTTCTGATGATGTGCGTGTTTACAACAATCACCATCCAGATCACATGACATCAACATTCAGCCCGTTCAGGAAGATCGACCTTATTCAAAGACACAGATCGCGATTTCAAAGACAGTAA
- the LOC139518898 gene encoding P2X purinoceptor 7-like gives MDSCDSEIPDVSRLVDIRPYQFEPISNEINPGEDSNSSSETSDIDDLSQAEDRLLNTDWCDCGNCEPMTTSEECTCCSNVSAVSFHMQPEDLQCITEHEVFVANCLNRHVLQVSMYAYLENVGPFDDNEPINERYRFMAYRRFVQWIWHRLGRHNRKILPACVVKKIRDTFPSETYSGFKYAIV, from the exons ATGGACAGCTGTGACAGTGAAATTCCCGATGTTTCTAGATTAGTAGATATACGTCCGTATCAATTCGAACCAATAAGCAACGAAATTAATCCCGGAGAAGACAGTAATTCCTCATCAGAGACCTCGGACATCGACGACTTGTCTCAGGCCGAAGACAGACTACTGAACACCGACTG GTGTGACTGTGGGAATTGTGAACCCATGACAACATCTGAAGAATGTACATGTTGTTCGAATGTATCAGCAGTAAGTTTCCACATGCAACCAGAAGACCTGCAGTGTATCACAGAGCACGAAGTGTTTGTTGCTAACTGCCTCAACAGACACGTTTTACAGGTTAGCATGTATGCTTACCTGGAAAATGTAGGACCTTTTGATGACAACGAGCCAATAAatga GAGGTACCGCTTCATGGCATACAGACGTTTTGTTCAATGGATTTGGCATAGACTAGGACGACACAACAGAAAGATATTACCAGCATGTGTTGTGAAAAAAATAAGAGATACTTTCCCATCAGAGACATATTCTGGTTTTAAATATGCAATTGTATGA